The genomic DNA CCTGCCCGTCGGGATCTCGGTCGCCGACTGGAAGGCCGAGGCCGAGCGCGACGCCGAGGAGTTCACCCGCCGTTCGCGGGAGTCCATGGCCGCGCAGGTCGCCGCGATGGTGGCCTTCAAGGATGCCGGTGCTGCTGTCTTCGACTACGGCAACTCGATCCGCGCCGAAGCGGTTCTGGGCGGCTTCGACCGCGCCTTCGAGTTCCCCGGGTTCGTGCCGGCCTACATCCGGCCGCAGTTCGAGGAGGGCCGTGGGCCGTTCCGGTGGGCGGCGCTCTCCGGCGACCCGGAAGACATCTACAAGACCGATCGCGCGATCGCCGAACTGTTCCCCGAAGACAAGGCGCTGCATCGGTGGCTGGAGAAGGCAGGCGAGAAGGTGCACTTCGAGGGCCTGCCCGCCCGCATCTGCTGGCTCGGCTACAAGGAACGGCACCTCGCCGGCCTCAAGTTCAACGAGATGGTGGCATCCGGTGAACTGAAGGCGCCGATCGTGATCGGCCGTGACCACCTCGACTCCGGATCCGTCGCCTCGCCGTACCGCGAGACCGAGTCCATGAAGGACGGCTCCGACGCGATCGCCGACTGGCCGCTGCTGAACGCGCTGTTGAACACCGCCTCCGGAGCTTCCTGGGTGTCCCTGCACCACGGCGGAGGTGTGGGCATCGGCCGCAGCATCCACGCCGGTCAGGTATCGGTCGCCGACGGCTCCGCGCTTGCCGCGGAGAAGCTCGAGCGGGTGCTCACGAACGATCCGGGTACCGGGGTCATGCGTCACGTCGATGCCGGCTACGAGCACGCCAAGGACGTCGCCCGCGAGCGCGGCCTCAAGGTGCCGATGTTGTGATGAGCACGCTGATCACGAACATCGGGGAGCTGACGACCAACGTCGCAGCCGACGGCGACCTCTGCGGCACGCTGCGTGACGCGGCGGTGCTCATCGAGGACGGGCGGATCGCCTGGGTAGGCCCAGCCGCCCAGGCGCCGGCGGCCGCAGAGATCGTCGACGCCGACGGGCGGGCGATGATCCCGGGCTTCGTCGACAGTCACAGCCACCTCGTCTTCGCCGGGGACCGCGCTGTCGAGTTCGAGTCGCGGATGGCGGGGCAGAAGTATGCTGCCGGCGGCATCCGCTCGACCGTCGCGGCGACGCGTGCCGCCTCGGAGGAGGAACTGCGCGGGCGGTTGCGCGGCTTCCTCGACGAGATGCTCGCCCAGGGCACCACGACGGTGGAGATCAAGAGCGGCTACGGGCTGGACGTCGAGACGGAGGAGCGGCTGGTGCGCCTCGCCGCCGAGGTGACGCCCGAGGTGACATTCCTCGGCGCGCATGTGGTTCCGGCTGAGTATGCCGATCGTGCGGACGAGTACGTCGATCTCGTGACGGGGCGGATGCTGGATGCCTGCGCTCCGCATGCGAAGTGGATCGACGTCTTCTGCGAGACCGGGGCTTTCACCGTCGAGCAGTCGCGCCGGGTGCTGGAGGCGGGCATCGCTCGCGGACTGGCGCCGCGCGTGCATGCGAGCCAGCTGGGCCCGGGGGAGGGCGTGCAGCTCGCCGTCGATCTGGGCGCCGCATCCATCGATCACGGCACGTACCTGACGGACACCGATGTGGCGGCTCTCGCCGCGTCCGACACCGTGCTCACGCTGCTGCCCGGTGTCGAATTCTCGACCCGCCAGCCGTATCCCGATGCCCGTCGCCTCATCGACGCCGGCGTGACGGTCGCGCTGGCCTGCGACACGAATCCGGGATCGAGCTTCACCTCGTCGATGCCGTTCTGCATCGCCGTCGCGGTGCGCGACATGGGCATGACGCCCGCCGAAGCCGTATGGGCCGCGACGGCCGGTGGAGCACGGGCCCTGCGACGCGACGACATCGGCGTCATCGTCCCTGGTGCGCGCGCCGATCTGGTACTGCTGGACGCGCCGACGCGCATCCACCTCGCCTACCGGCCCGGCGTGCCGCTCGTGTCCCACGTGTGGAAGGACGGCGTCGCGATCCGCTAGGTGACGCGTTGCGCCCCTCTGCGCGGTGCGAGTACGGCGATGGCGATGCGGTCGACGGCCCAGACCACGAAACCGATGATCGCCGGGACACCGAGTCCCGTCAGGGACAGCGCCAGGGCGACGCCGACGAAGAGCACGGTCTCGAGTGCGAGCTTCATCGGCTCCGGAAGGACGAACCGCGCCCGCGGCGAGAGCAAGAGGCCCCAGACGACGGCGACGGAGACCGGGGCCACGACGGCCGCGACCCATCCCCACGGACCGGGAAGCAGTCGCCACGCTGCGACAGCTGCGCCTGCGAGAAGGGCGAGTTCGATGAGGAACCTCGCGACGAGGGCCGTCGCGAGGAGCGGCGACGCGTTGTCGAGGGGGTTCACCGGCGGGGTCACGTCAGACGCCGGGGATCAGTGCGTGGGCGATCGCGAAGATGGCGAGGCCGGCGAGGGCGCCGACGAAGGTGCCGTTGAGCCGGATGTACTGCAGGTCACGGCCGACCATGAGCTCGATCTTCTCCGTCGTCTCGGCCGGATCCCAGCGTTCCACGGTGTCGGTGATGATCGAGGCGATGTCGTGCCGGTACCGGTCGACGAGGAACACGGCCGCATCGGCGACCCAGGTGTCGACACGGCGCTGCAGCCCGTCATCCGTCGTGAGGCGTGCGCCGATCTCCTGCAGCGCCTGCGTTGCGCGGCGTCGCAACCCGCTCTCGGGATCGGCGAGAGCAGTGAGCAGCCCGGCCTTCGCGGTGTTCCATGCTTCGGCGGCCAGAGCGCCGACCCGAGGGCTGTCGAACAACGTGGACTTGGCGTTCTCGAGCTTCGCCCGGGTCACGGGGTCATGCTGCAGGTTGTAGGCGAGGCGGGTGAGGTACCCGTCGACGGCGAGACGGGCCGGATGCTGGCGGTCGGCCTGCACCGCATGCACGAAGCGCAGCGCTTCGTTGTAGGCAGTTTCGTCGACGAAGCGGTGTGCGAGCTTGGGGACCCACGAGGGGAGGCGCCGGGAGATGAGGCCGTGGAAGGCCACGGCATTGGCGTCGAGCCAGGTCGCGATACTGTCCACCGCGAGGTCGACGGCGCCGTGGTGCG from Microbacterium sp. LWO13-1.2 includes the following:
- the hutU gene encoding urocanate hydratase translates to MSEPRNIRAARGNVRTAKSWGAEAAKRMLMNNLDAEVAEHPEDLVVYGGTGKAARSWEAYDAIIRTLDELEPDETLLVQSGKPVGVFRTHEWAPRVLIANSNLVGDWATWPEFRKLEELGLIMYGQMTAGSWIYIGTQGILQGTYETFAAVARSLGRDSLTGTLTLTGGAGGMGGAQPLAVTLNDGVVLIVDVDESRLSRRVEHGYLDEYTTDLDAAVARVVAAKDAGEALSVGVVGNAAELFPELLRRGVPIDIVTDQTSAHDPLAYLPVGISVADWKAEAERDAEEFTRRSRESMAAQVAAMVAFKDAGAAVFDYGNSIRAEAVLGGFDRAFEFPGFVPAYIRPQFEEGRGPFRWAALSGDPEDIYKTDRAIAELFPEDKALHRWLEKAGEKVHFEGLPARICWLGYKERHLAGLKFNEMVASGELKAPIVIGRDHLDSGSVASPYRETESMKDGSDAIADWPLLNALLNTASGASWVSLHHGGGVGIGRSIHAGQVSVADGSALAAEKLERVLTNDPGTGVMRHVDAGYEHAKDVARERGLKVPML
- the hutI gene encoding imidazolonepropionase; the encoded protein is MSTLITNIGELTTNVAADGDLCGTLRDAAVLIEDGRIAWVGPAAQAPAAAEIVDADGRAMIPGFVDSHSHLVFAGDRAVEFESRMAGQKYAAGGIRSTVAATRAASEEELRGRLRGFLDEMLAQGTTTVEIKSGYGLDVETEERLVRLAAEVTPEVTFLGAHVVPAEYADRADEYVDLVTGRMLDACAPHAKWIDVFCETGAFTVEQSRRVLEAGIARGLAPRVHASQLGPGEGVQLAVDLGAASIDHGTYLTDTDVAALAASDTVLTLLPGVEFSTRQPYPDARRLIDAGVTVALACDTNPGSSFTSSMPFCIAVAVRDMGMTPAEAVWAATAGGARALRRDDIGVIVPGARADLVLLDAPTRIHLAYRPGVPLVSHVWKDGVAIR
- a CDS encoding YrdB family protein; this encodes MTPPVNPLDNASPLLATALVARFLIELALLAGAAVAAWRLLPGPWGWVAAVVAPVSVAVVWGLLLSPRARFVLPEPMKLALETVLFVGVALALSLTGLGVPAIIGFVVWAVDRIAIAVLAPRRGAQRVT
- a CDS encoding DUF445 domain-containing protein translates to MPRTPMTQLSPADQVRLRALRRMKAVALGALVFMAVVFVVAFWLQERQPWLSYVRAAAEGGMVGALADWFAVTALFRRPLGLPIPHTAIIPSRKDEIGRSLGEFVETNFLEASVVRTKLSSTAIALRAGEWLRQAPHAERVATEGAAVATAVLNALSDDDVRDLITDLAREHLVSPEWGPPAGVWLGKIVEADAHHGAVDLAVDSIATWLDANAVAFHGLISRRLPSWVPKLAHRFVDETAYNEALRFVHAVQADRQHPARLAVDGYLTRLAYNLQHDPVTRAKLENAKSTLFDSPRVGALAAEAWNTAKAGLLTALADPESGLRRRATQALQEIGARLTTDDGLQRRVDTWVADAAVFLVDRYRHDIASIITDTVERWDPAETTEKIELMVGRDLQYIRLNGTFVGALAGLAIFAIAHALIPGV